The DNA segment ACATGTGCTACTGAATCCTCTAAATCTCCATCACCTGACGAAAGAATCAAATTATCATAACTATTTTGATGTGCCAACTTAACAATAAAAGTAGCTAAACCCACATCCACACCTTTTTGCACCTGACAGGTAAAATTTCTTTGACAATAAGGACAAGTACTTTCACTTTCCTTTAGTTTATATAACTTTACTAAAAATTGTGGTCCATTAGGCCTGGCAGTCTTTAACCAGGAATGAAAAGCACTTTGATTATCATTAGGTGGGTTTTGTGAAGAATTTAAATAATAAACTCGATCTATATCCCCCCTTTCCTCTAACTTATTCCTTAGTTTTAAATAATCAAAATTATAATTACCTAAGGAACGCTGGGCATTAAATAAATAAGCCGCATCAATCAACCAG comes from the Clostridia bacterium genome and includes:
- a CDS encoding NYN domain-containing protein — protein: MRTGKTVWLIDAAYLFNAQRSLGNYNFDYLKLRNKLEERGDIDRVYYLNSSQNPPNDNQSAFHSWLKTARPNGPQFLVKLYKLKESESTCPYCQRNFTCQVQKGVDVGLATFIVKLAHQNSYDNLILSSGDGDLEDSVAHVKEFLYKRIELCVFKGGVSPDLQAYADYIYWINDFSKEVIKEKD